From the genome of bacterium:
GTTCGCTTCGGCTTCCGCGAGGCCCTTGGCCTTCAAGGCATCGGCTTCGGCAAGACCGGCCGCGCGCGTAACGTCCGCCTGTGCAAGACCGGTGGCCTTAATCGCTTCGGCTTCGGCAAGACCGTTGGCCTTCACAACGTCGGCGTGCGCGAAACCGCGCTTCTTTTCTGCCTCACCTTCACCGAAGGCCTCGCGATCCAGCTTCTTCGCCTGGGCTTCGGCCAACGTCTCAATCCTGAAACGTTCGGCTTCGGCGGGCTTGCGGATCGTGGCGTCCAGCTCGCGTTCGCGGCGAATGATTTCCTTCTCCTGAACGTCGATCTGGCGGTTGCGCTCGACGAGTTGGATCTTCACCTCTTCGTCCTTGGACTTCTGCATCGTCATGTTGCGCTGGATGTCGTAGGCCAATTCCGCTTCGGCTCGGCGCTGATTCACGGAGGCTTCGTAATCCTGGACCTTCATGCGATAATCGCGGTCCGCTTCGGCGATGCGCGTTTCCGCAGCGAGACGAGCAATCTGTCCTTCCTGATTTGCCTCGGCGCTACGTGCCGTTGCGTCGCGATCGGCTTCGGCCTGGCCGATGATGGCGTCGCGCTTGACCTGAGCGGTACGGGGCTTGCCGAGCGCGTCCAGGTATCCGTTGGGGTCCGTGATGTTCTTGACGGTGAAGGACACGATCCGCAGACCCATGTTGCGCATGTCGGGAGTCGCGATTTCCTGCACCTTCTGGGCGAACTTATCACGTTCCTTGTAGATTTCCTCGACGGTCAACGTGCCCAGCACGGCGCGCAAGTGACCTTCCAGCGTCTCCAGGGCGACCGTGCGGATTTCCTGCTCTGCCATGCCGAGGAACTGCTCCGAGGCGGTGTCGATCG
Proteins encoded in this window:
- a CDS encoding flotillin family protein, with product MTATPVSMLAQISGASASDITFAVVIIVLVAVLVLIAIVFASRYKKVGPNEVLVISGKLWKGRGKGFRTIRGGGVFVWPILERIDRLSLNIMTLVVRTPEVYTVAGVPVIVDGVAQVKVDSDQASIDTASEQFLGMAEQEIRTVALETLEGHLRAVLGTLTVEEIYKERDKFAQKVQEIATPDMRNMGLRIVSFTVKNITDPNGYLDALGKPRTAQVKRDAIIGQAEADRDATARSAEANQEGQIARLAAETRIAEADRDYRMKVQDYEASVNQRRAEAELAYDIQRNMTMQKSKDEEVKIQLVERNRQIDVQEKEIIRRERELDATIRKPAEAERFRIETLAEAQAKKLDREAFGEGEAEKKRGFAHADVVKANGLAEAEAIKATGLAQADVTRAAGLAEADALKAKGLAEAEANRKKAEAWKQYNQAAIAQLVIDRLPEIAREIASPLSKTDKITIVSTGGDGGAGAQKVTKDVAQIIAGLPPVVESMTGLKLEDMLKRLPGLSDDEPKKEDAAE